In the genome of Desulfomicrobium escambiense DSM 10707, the window CGGCGGAAAGGGCGTGACAGTCCGCCGGCACTTCCCTGTTGACGACCCTGGAAGTCAGGGCGCGTCCGCCGAGGCCGGCGTAGTCGCCGAGCTCCTCGAACTTGAAGGACTTGGTGCGGGTATTGATGCGCAGAATCTTCATGGTCTCTCCTATGGCAAGTAAAAGGGTTGAACGGCAGCAAGTGCTGTCAATTATGACATAAAGCAAAAAAAAGGGCAGGGTTGGAGTTAATGCCAACTCCAACCCTGCCCCCGGTGACTGGCATCGCAAACTTCGCGGCAGTCTCTTTTCCGGCTCAGATCATGGTGATCCCAGCGTCATGTGCATTCATAGGCAGTCGTTGCTTCCTCCTGCATGCCGCACCACATCTCATCGAAGCCGGCCGTCTCCGGAACGCGCTGGTCGCACACGGATACGCTGAGTTCACCCCGATCGTTGCCGATCTTCCAGTCGACCTCTTCCAGGCGAAGGAGTGAAGCGTCGTCGAACCACATGATGCACCTCGTTTCCGGCATGTACCGCGAAGCAGGTTGCGCGCCGGAGAGACTCCGGCGCGCGGGCGATATCGTAAGGCTTACAGGGCCGCCTCGTAGATGGCCGCCACATCGGCGTCCTTCAGGCAGCGGGGGTTGGTAAAACCGCAAGCGTCCTTCTGGGCGTTGCCGGTCATGATGGCGATGTCTTCCTTCTTGACGTTCTTGCCGTAGCGCTTGCCCAGTTCGATCAGGCCGGCGGGAATGCCGACGTCGGTGGACAGCTGCTTGATGGCGTCAAGACACTTCTCGGCGGCGGCGCGGACGGACATACCTTCCACGTTCTCGCCCAGGAACTTGGCCATGTCGACAAAGCGTTCCAGCTTGGCGTTCATGTTGGCGCGCTCGACATGGGGCAGCAGGATGGCGTTGCATTCGCCGTGCGGCAGGTCATAGAAGCCGCCCAGCTGGTGAGCCATGGCGTGGACGTGACCGAGGCTGGCGTTGTTGAAAGCCATGCCGGCCAGGTACTGGGCGAAGCACATGCCTTCGCGAGCCTCGATGTCCTTGCCGTTGGCCACGGCCTTGCGCAGGTACTTGGCGATCAGTTCCATGGACTTCTGGGCGCAGGCGTCGGTCATGGGGTTGGCGATGGTGGAAACGTAGGCTTCCACGGCGTGGGTCAGGGCGTCCATGCCGGTGGCGGCGGTCAGCGCCGGGGGCATGCCGACCATCAGCATCGGGTCGTCAATGGCGATGCCGGGGGTGACGCGCCAGTCGACGATGGCCATCTTCACCTTGCGGGAGGTGTCGGTGATGATACAGAAGCGGGTCATTTCAGAGGCGGTGCCGGCGGTGGTGTTCACGGCCAGGTACGGGGGCATGGGCTTGGTGGACTTGTCCACGCCTTCGAAGTCGTGAATCTTGCCGCCGTTGGCCACGACCAGGCCGATGCCCTTGCCGCAGTCATGGGAGGAGCCGCCGCCCAGGGAGATCAGGGAGTCGCATTTCTTTTTCTTGTAAACTTCAACGCCGGCATGGACGTTGTTGTCCGTGGGGTTCGGGATGGTTTCGTCGTATACTTCGTACTTCATTCCGGCGGCGTCCAGCAGGTCGGTGATCTGCTTGGTCAGACCGCAACCGGTGATACCCTTATCGGTAACGACCAGAGGCTTGCTGCCGCCCAGGGCCTTGATCTTCTCGGGAATCTGCTTGGAAGCGCCAATACCGATCAGAGTAACGCTGGGAATGAAGAAACCGTAAACCATTTCTTGAACAGCCATGATTACACCTCGCTAAAGATTGTTACAAACGAAAAGGACCTTAGTTGACTCTCGTGATTTTCCCTTAGGCAAAAACGGGGCCAGAATGAAAAATGAATGATTTTTTACCTCATTTTTTACGCTAACCCGCCATAATCACAGCGAAGGCACCACCAGAATTCCTCGGAGGGCAGGAGCGAACACCGCCTCCGCGGCACGGCGCACCCCCTCTTTGTATCACTTTGATCCTTGCGCTGACGACGCTTCTGGGTCAAAAAGACCCATTATGCCCGTTCATCGCCGCAACCACCCCTTGGCCTCTTCGTGAACCGCAGGCAGACAGAACCCCTTTGAACTGAATTTTGCACCTTATTTACAGTGTGTTACAAAGTGCTTCGCAAAAATCGGAGCACCCGCTCCGGCAGAAGGACGCTGATCGTATCCTTTTTGCACACACCTTCAGCGGACGATCCCACCGCCAGGCCCGGAGCACGTTGAACCTACCCAAGCGAGGATGAGCATGGACATTCGGAAATTTTCTTTGCCGGAAATCATATTCGGCCACGGCAGCATGGAGTACACCGGTTCCTACGCCCTTCAGCTGGGCGCGAAGAAGGTCTTCGTGGTCAGCGACCCGGGACTTGAGAAAAGCGGCTGGGTGAAGAAACTGCTGCAGATCATCGAAGCCTCCTCCCTGCGCTGGGTCTACTACTCCAATGTCAGCTCCAACCCCCGCGACTACGAGGTGCACACCGGAGCGGAACTCTACAAGGCCGAAGGGGCGGACGTTGTCATCGCCCTGGGCGGCGGCAGCCCCATGGACATGGCCAAGGGCGTGGCCACCGTGGTCAGCAACGGCGGGACCATCCAGGACTACGAGGGCGCAAACCTCATCACGAGCCCGCTGCCGCCCATGATCTTCCTGCCGTCCACGGCCGGCAGCGGATCGGACATCTCCCAGTTCGCCATCATCACCGACGTGGCCCGCAAGGTGAAGATGTCGCTCATCAGCCGTTCGCTGACGCCCAACGTGTCCATCATCGACTCGGAACTCCTGTCCACCGTCGACGACGACCTCCTCATCTCCTCGGCAGTGGACGCCCTGGCCCACGCCGTCGAATCCTACGTGTCCCTCATCGCCCACACGCTGACCGAAACCCAGGCCCTGAAGGCCATCCACCTCATACTCGACAACATGCAGCCCGCCCTCAAGACCAGGGACCCCAAGGCCCTTGAATTCCTGTCCATCGCCGCCACGGCCGCGGGCATGAGCTTCAGCAACGCGAGCCTCGGCGCCTGCCACGCCATCGCCCATTCCCTGGGCGGCTTCTTCGACACGACCCACGGCATGGTGCATCCGGTCCTGCTGCCGGCGGTCATGAAATTCAATCTGCCTGCCTGCGAGGAGAAGATGGCCACCATCGGCGAAATCGTCCTCCGGCGCAGGCTGTCCTCCTCGCGCCAGACCGCGGAAGGGGGCATCGCACGGTTGCACGAGATTTTCGAGGAACTCGGGACTTCGACCCATTTCAGGGAGATCGTCAACGATCGCACCGCCTTCCCGCAGATCTGCGAGATGGCCACCAAGGACGCCTGCCTGCTGACCAACCCCCGCCCGGCCACGGCCGAGGAGCTTCTGGCCATCTGCGAAGAGGTCTGGTGATGAACAGGACCAAGCTGTCCGACATCGTCGGGCCTGAGTACACCAAGCTCGGCTTCTTCCGCGAAGTGCAGGAGAAGATGGCCGAACTCGAAACCTACAATGCCGAGCTCGAGCGCAAGAAGCAGGAGATCCAGGATATCCTGAACGGCATCATGGACCTCCTGGCCGTGGTTTCGCCCGACTACCGCATCGTCTACGTGAACAAGGTCTTCCACGACTATTTCGAAATCGACGAACCCAAGGGAATGTATTGCTACGAAGTCTTCCGGGGCCGGTCGACGCCGTGCCGGACCTGCCCCCTGCGCACGGCCCTGCAGACGGGCAAGCCGGACCGCACTTCGTACCTCGACCCCCGCTCGGAACGTAACCTGCGCTTCGAGGTGGTGGCATCCCCCATGTTCGACGACAAGGGGCACGTCCGCACGGTCCTCGTCTCCAAGCGCGACGTGACCATGGAAAAGGAGTACCAGGCCAAATACTACCAGGCCGAGAAGATGGCCACCATCGGCCTCCTGGCCGCCGGCGTGGCCCACGAGATCAACAACCCCCTGGCGGCCATCAGCGGCTTCTCCGAGGCCCTCAAGCGCCGTATCCCGGCCCTGGCCACTTTGTTGGCCGATAACGCGGACTCATCGTTGCTTGAAGATTTCACCGACTACACCACCACCATTCTGGAAGAGTGCAACCGCTGCCGCGACATCGTCGGCAACCTGCTCTCCTTCAGCAGCCAGAAAACCTGCAAGTTCAACACGATAGATTTGAACACGCTGGTCACCGACTCCGTCAAGATCCTGCACCACCAGATCAAGCTGCGCCCGGGCATCAATCTGGTCCTGGACCTGCACTCCTCAGCCGTAACCATCCAGGGAGCCCAGGGGGAGCTCAAGCAGGTTCTCCTCAATCTGGTGCTCAACGCCATGGACGCCATCGATTCCGATGGGACCATCACCATCCGTACCAGCTTCGGCAGGCCGGGACACGCGACCCTGACCGTCGAGGATACGGGACAGGGCATCTCCCCAGACAAGTTGGGCAAACTGTTCATCCCCTTCTTCACGACCAAGAGCCAGGGACACAGCATCGGCATCGGCCTGTCCATCTGCTACAACATCATCCAGCAGCATAAGGGGGAGATCCTCGTCTGCAGCGAACCGGGCAAGGGTTCCATCTTCAAGGTCATGCTTCCCACCGGATTCCCCGGAAACAACAAGGAACGAAACACATGAGCATCTTCAATTCCATCGAGATCCTCGTCGTCGACGACGAGTCCAACATACGCAAGCTTTTCTCCCGCGAACTCACGTCCCCCGGGCGCAACATCCATACCGTCGGGAGCGCGGCCGAGGCCTTCGATTTCCTGCACAAGAACTTCTGCGACATCATCATCCTGGACATCCGGCTGCCAGACGCCAACGGCCTTGAATTGATGAGCAAGCTGCTGGAGACGGTGCCCAACGTGGCCATCATCCTCATCACCGGCTACGCCGACGTGGACAACGCCGTGGAGGCCATGAAGAACGGGGCCTACGACTACATCACCAAACCATTCTCCCTGGAACGCATGGAGCAGGTCATCGAAAAGGCCTACCAGCGGGTGCGGCTGCAGCGGGAGAACGAACTCCTGCGGCACAACTCGGAGCACAAGTCCATGCCCAAGTTCATCGGCCACTCCAAGTCCGTGCAGCAGGTCCGCTACCTCATCGAAAAGGCGGCCCCCACGGACGTGCCGGTGCTGCTGACGGGCGAGAGCGGCACGGGCAAGAACGTGGCCGCGGCCGCCCTGCACGCCCAGAGCCGTCGCGCAGACCAGCCGCTGATCATCAAGAACTGCGGCACGTTCGACAAGGAGCTGCTGAGAAGCGAGCTGTTCGGCTACTGCAAGGGCGCCTTCACCGGCGCCGACCGCAGCACCGACGGCCTGCTGACCCTGGCCCACAAGGGCACGCTCTTCTTCGACGAAGTGGGTGAACTGAGCCTCGAACTGCAAGGCGCGCTCCTGCGCGTGCTGGAGACCCAGCACTTCCGCCGGGTGGGCGACAAAGAGGAGCGCTGCGTGGACGTGCGCTTCATCTTCGCCACCAACAAGAATCTGGCCAAGGAGGTGGAGGAGGGGCGGTTCCACGACGCCTTCTACCACCGCATCAATGTCTTCACCATTGAGCTGCCGCCCCTGCGCGAGCGCCGCGAGGACATCCCGTCCCTGGTCGAGCATTTCCTGATGTCCCTGGCCAAGGACGGCAAGGAGTACAAGATCTCCCCCCGGGCACTGCAGCAGCTCATGGACAACCCCTGGCCCGGCAACGTGCGCGAACTCAAGAACATCATCGAGCGCGGCATGATCCTGGCCGAGAACAACCTCATCAACGTCAAGGCCCTACCCTTCTGCCAGAAGAGCTGCCAGAACCCGCGCGAAAAGGGCTTCTCCACCCTGGAGGAGCTGGAACGCTCGCATATCAGCATGGTCATGCACGCCGTGCAGGGCAACAAGTCCAAGGCCGCCCAGATGCTGGGCATCGGCCGCAAGACCCTGTACCGCAAGCTCGAGGAATACAGTCTGACGGATGTGGCGGGGCAGGACATCGGATTCCTGGGCAAGTGACCGGGTCATTTCGACACATCCCCCGAGAACCCGCCTGGAGGCGTGCTTCCGGAAGCGCGCCGCCAGGAGGGCATGACTGCGTCGTTGTCCCGGACGTGACGCGTGTTTTTTGGCGCGCCATGGAGGATCGCCGATGCCGACGGTGCTGATTTTTTGCGATGCAACGGGGCGGATCGTGGAAACCCGCGCCGGCAAGAACCCCGAATGGGATCTCCCGCCGGGCACGCCTTTGTGGGAGGCGCTGGGCATGGAGGCCTCCGATTTCGGGGAACTGCTGACGCGGTCCCCGACAGGCAGCGCCCACAGCCTGACCGGTCCCCTGGGCCAGCCCCTGGTCCTGAACCTCGTTGCGCTGCCGGATCGGCTGGCGCCATCGGGCGGGTACCTGGCGACCCTGACCTTGGCCGCCCTGACCCTGACGGCGCCGGCTGGGGACTCGCCCGCCCCCACTGCATCCGCCCTCGACTACGCCGTGTTCAACGCCGTCTTCAACGACGCGCGCGACGCCATCCTGCTCACGGATGACTCCTTCCGCATCCTGGCGGCCAACCGCAAGGCCCACACGCTCTATGCCGCGGGAGACGAACGCCTGGACGGCTCGGCCCTGACGCGCATCCTGCCCCCGTCGGACGAGCCCAGGCTCCTGGCCACGGCCCGGGCCCTCAAAAGCGGCGCGCACTGGCGCGGCTCCCAGGTCACCCTCGGACCTGCCGGCCAGGAAACGCCCGTCCGAATGACCATCCGCTGCCTGAGCGTCGGCCGGGTGCGACTCTACCAGTTCATGCTGGGCGACCAGCGCAGGCGCATGGCCCTGGAGCGCGACCTGGCCAGGAGCCGCCGGCAGGTCGCGGACATGGACACGGCCCTGAAACACGTCCTGCGCAACGTCGAGGAAGAACGCCAGGAACTCAAGGAGGGCCTTGTGCAGCAGGTCCGCGAGGAGGTCCTGCCCACGGTGGAGCGCATCGTCCAGGAGAACTCCCACCTCGTCCGCCAGGCCTACCGTTCGGCCCTGGAGGAGCGCATCGCGGACATGGCCGAGGCCCCGTCGGACACGGCCGCCCTCTTCGCCCTGCTTACCCCCCGGGAAATGGACATCTGCCGCCTGATCCAGCAGAGCTGGCAGGGCCGAGCCATCGCCGAGCAACTCGATATCTCGTTTGAAACCCTGCAGACCCACCGCAAGAACATTCGCCGCAAGCTCGGCCTCAAAGGCGGCCCCGTCCCGCTGTCCGCCTTCCTTCAGCAGCACCCGCCTCTCTAGCCATCGGGTATGTCCGCATACCCGATCCATCCCCGTCAGGTCCCCTTGATCCCCTGCCAATCCGAGGTATTCTGCCCGATGCTGAATACAGGCGGACCGCGGAAGGCGGCGCGCCCCCGAACCCGCAGCCAAGGAGACTGAATGGACAAAATACGTGTCGAAGGACTGTACAAGATATTCGGACCGAACCCGAAAAAAGCGTTGCAGATGCTTTCCAAGGGCCGGACCAAGGACGAGATCATGGCCGAGATCCGCCATGGCATCGGCGTGAACAACGCCTCCTTCGAAGTGAAGGAGGGCGAGATCGTAGTCGTCATGGGGCTGTCCGGCAGCGGCAAGTCCACCCTGGTGCGCTGCCTCAACCGGCTGATCACGCCCACGGCAGGCAAGGTCCTCGTCGACGGGCAGGACGTCGCCACCATGGATGACGAGGAACTCAGGCATCTGCGGCAACGCAAGATGGGCATGGTCTTTCAGAATTTCGCGCTCTTCCCGCACCGGACCGTGCTGGAAAACGCCGCCCTGGGCCTGGAAATTCAGGGCATGGACAAGCCCGAGCGTCTGCGGCTGGCCGAAGAGGCGCTGTCCATGGTCGGCCTGAACGGCTGGGGCGAGTCCTACCCGCGCCAGCTCTCGGGCGGCATGCAGCAACGCGTGGGCCTGGCCCGCGCCCTGGCCCTGTCCCCGGACATCCTGCTCATGGACGAGGCCTTCAGCGCCCTGGACCCACTCATCCGCCGCGACATGCAGGACGAACTCATCAACCTGCAGGAGAGGATGCGCAAGACCATTGTCTTCATCTCACACGACCTGGACGAGGCCCTGAAGCTCGGCGACCGCATCATCCTCATGAAGGACGGCGCCATCGTGCAGATCGGCACGCCCGAACAGATCCTGACCTCGCCGGCCGACGAGTACGTGGCCCGCTTCGTCGAGGACGTGGACATCACCAAGGTCCTGACGGCCGAATCCGTCATGAAACGCAGCGAGGCCGTGGCCGACCTGCGCACCGACGGCCCACGCGCGGCCCTGCGCAAGATGCGCAAGCACAACATCGCCCATCTCTTCGTGGTCGACCACAACCACCGGCTGGTCGGTATCGTGTCCGCCGACGCGGCCGCGAACCTGGCCGCCCGGGGCGAGGAACAGCTGGCCGAGGCCATCTGCACCGAGATCAAGACCGTCTTCCCGGACACCCCGGCCCAGGACCTCTTCGGCATCATGGCCGACCTGCCCTACCCGCTGGCCGTGGTCGACGAGAACAACAAGTTCAAGGGCCTCATCGTGCGCGGCACCCTGGTCGCGGCTCTGGCCGAACGAGGAGGTGCCGCATGAACGACTTCAGACTGCCCGTGGGCGAATCCATCGAATCCGGCATCGACTTCCTGGTCGAGCACCTTTCCTTCATCACCAAGGCCAGCGCCGCCATCATCGAGACGGTCCTCGGGGCCATGGAAAGCGGCCTGCTGCTGGTCCCCATCCCGGTCTTCATCGTGCTGGCGGCGGCCGGCGTATGGCTCCTGACGAGGGACCGCAGGCTGACCCTTGGCAGCGTCCTGGGCCTGGCCCTGATCTGGAACATGGGGCTGTGGGCGGCCACGGTCAGCACCCTGGCCCTGGTACTGGTCTCGACCCTGTGCGCCATCGCCCTGGGCGTGCCGCTCGGCATCCTCGCGGCCATCAACACGCGCATGTACCAGGCGGTCATGCCCGTGCTCGACGTGATGCAGACCATGCCGGCCTTCGTCTACCTCATCCCGGCCATCCCCTTCTTCGGCCTGGGCAAGACCGCGGCCATCTTCTCGACGGTCGTCTTCTCCATGCCGCCGGCCATCCGCTTCACCTGCCTGGGCATCCGCCAGATCCCGGCGGAACTGGTGGAGTGCTCCACGGCCTTCGGCGCGACGCGCATGCAGCGCCTCATGAAGCTGGACCTGCCCCTGGCCGCGCCGACCATCATGGCCGGCGTCAACCAGACGGTCATGCTGGCCCTGTCCATGGTCGTCATCGCGTCCATGATCGGCGCCAAGGGCCTGGGCGGCGAGGTCTGGAAGGCCATCCAACGGCTGCAGATGGGCCGCGGCTTCGAGGCGGGCATCGCCATCGTCATCGTGGCCATGATCCTGGACCGGGTGCTGCAGAAACTGGGCACCCGCAAAGACACATAATAAACAAAGGAGAATCGCATGAAGAAAATCCTGCTTACCCTGATCTGTCTGATGTTTCTGGCCGCGCCGGCCATGGCCGCCAAGGGCAAGGTCCGCATCGCCTACGTCGAGTGGGACTGCGCCACGGCCAGCACCATGACGGCCAAGGCCGCCCTGGAGCAGATGGGATATGAAGTCGAGACCCTGCCCGTCGCCGCGGCCGCCATGTGGCAGGCCCTGGGCACGGGCGACGTGGACGCCATGGTCACGGCCTGGCTGCCCGTGACCCACGCCGACTACTACGAAAAGGTCAAGGACAAGGTTGAAAAGGTCTCCGTAGTCTCCGGCGGCGCCAAGCTCGGCTGGGCCGTGCCCGCGTACGTGACCATCGACTCCATCGAGGAACTGAACGCCAACGCCGACAAGTTCAACGGCAAGATCATCGGCATCGACCCGGGCGCGGGCCTCATGAAGCTGTCCGAGCAGGCCATGGCCGACTACGGCCTGAACAAGCTCGAACTGATGGAAGGCAGCGGCGCGACCATGACCGCGGCCCTGGACACCGCCATCAAGAACAAGGATTGGGTGGTCGTCACGGCCTGGTCCCCGCACTGGATGTTCGGCAAATGGGACCTCAAGTATCTGAAGGACCCCAAGGGCGTACTGGGCGCCGAAGAGAAGATCGAGGCCATCGTGCGCAAGGGCCTGAAAGAGGACATGCCCGAGGTCCACGCCTTCTTCTCCAACTTCAAGTGGGATTCCCCGGCCCAGCTGCAGATGGTCATGGCCTGGAACCAGGAAGGCGGCACCCCCGAAGAGAACGCCAAACGCTTCCTGAAGGAACACCCGGACACCGTGAAGGGCTGGATGGGCAAGTAGGCTGATGCAATGCGGGGCTCCGCCCCGCGCCCCGCAAGGGGCTCGCCCCTTGACCCGGTTGGGGTAAGGGGCTCGATTCCCGCTTCCGGCGAGGCGTTCCTCCCATACCCCCTGAACGGGGTGCAGGGGGCGCGCCCCCTGCCCGCCGGAGGCCTCTTCCTCCTCCCCCACCACCAACGAAAAACCCCGGCTCGCACCGGGGTTTTCGTTTTTCAGGCCTGCTTGCCGCAGCAGCGTTTGTATTTCTGACCGCTGCCGCAGGGGCAGGGGTCGTTGCGGCCGACCTTGGGGTCGGCGCGGCGCACGGTGTCGGGCTTGGTTTCGGCGGGTTCACTGCCGCCGGCGTATTTCACCTCTTCCTGCTCCTCGTGCTTGAGCTCCTCCTGGCGGACGATCTCGATGCGCAGGTGCATGAGGGCCTTCATGGTGTTCTCGCGGATGCGGAAAAGCAGATCCTCGAAGAGTTCGAAGCCTTCGCGCTTGTACTCCTGCTTGGGGTCGCGCTGGGCGTAGCCGCGCAGGCCGATGCCCTCCTTGAGGTAGTCCATCTGCAGCAGGTGGTCCTTCCAGTTGCGGTCCAGGGCGTCGAGGAGGAAGAAGCGCAGGACTTCCTGGTACTGGTCCGGGGCCGCGGCGCGGTGCTCGTCGAGGACCGAGA includes:
- a CDS encoding iron-containing alcohol dehydrogenase; this translates as MAVQEMVYGFFIPSVTLIGIGASKQIPEKIKALGGSKPLVVTDKGITGCGLTKQITDLLDAAGMKYEVYDETIPNPTDNNVHAGVEVYKKKKCDSLISLGGGSSHDCGKGIGLVVANGGKIHDFEGVDKSTKPMPPYLAVNTTAGTASEMTRFCIITDTSRKVKMAIVDWRVTPGIAIDDPMLMVGMPPALTAATGMDALTHAVEAYVSTIANPMTDACAQKSMELIAKYLRKAVANGKDIEAREGMCFAQYLAGMAFNNASLGHVHAMAHQLGGFYDLPHGECNAILLPHVERANMNAKLERFVDMAKFLGENVEGMSVRAAAEKCLDAIKQLSTDVGIPAGLIELGKRYGKNVKKEDIAIMTGNAQKDACGFTNPRCLKDADVAAIYEAAL
- a CDS encoding iron-containing alcohol dehydrogenase, which translates into the protein MDIRKFSLPEIIFGHGSMEYTGSYALQLGAKKVFVVSDPGLEKSGWVKKLLQIIEASSLRWVYYSNVSSNPRDYEVHTGAELYKAEGADVVIALGGGSPMDMAKGVATVVSNGGTIQDYEGANLITSPLPPMIFLPSTAGSGSDISQFAIITDVARKVKMSLISRSLTPNVSIIDSELLSTVDDDLLISSAVDALAHAVESYVSLIAHTLTETQALKAIHLILDNMQPALKTRDPKALEFLSIAATAAGMSFSNASLGACHAIAHSLGGFFDTTHGMVHPVLLPAVMKFNLPACEEKMATIGEIVLRRRLSSSRQTAEGGIARLHEIFEELGTSTHFREIVNDRTAFPQICEMATKDACLLTNPRPATAEELLAICEEVW
- a CDS encoding two-component system sensor histidine kinase NtrB is translated as MNRTKLSDIVGPEYTKLGFFREVQEKMAELETYNAELERKKQEIQDILNGIMDLLAVVSPDYRIVYVNKVFHDYFEIDEPKGMYCYEVFRGRSTPCRTCPLRTALQTGKPDRTSYLDPRSERNLRFEVVASPMFDDKGHVRTVLVSKRDVTMEKEYQAKYYQAEKMATIGLLAAGVAHEINNPLAAISGFSEALKRRIPALATLLADNADSSLLEDFTDYTTTILEECNRCRDIVGNLLSFSSQKTCKFNTIDLNTLVTDSVKILHHQIKLRPGINLVLDLHSSAVTIQGAQGELKQVLLNLVLNAMDAIDSDGTITIRTSFGRPGHATLTVEDTGQGISPDKLGKLFIPFFTTKSQGHSIGIGLSICYNIIQQHKGEILVCSEPGKGSIFKVMLPTGFPGNNKERNT
- a CDS encoding sigma-54-dependent transcriptional regulator; the protein is MSIFNSIEILVVDDESNIRKLFSRELTSPGRNIHTVGSAAEAFDFLHKNFCDIIILDIRLPDANGLELMSKLLETVPNVAIILITGYADVDNAVEAMKNGAYDYITKPFSLERMEQVIEKAYQRVRLQRENELLRHNSEHKSMPKFIGHSKSVQQVRYLIEKAAPTDVPVLLTGESGTGKNVAAAALHAQSRRADQPLIIKNCGTFDKELLRSELFGYCKGAFTGADRSTDGLLTLAHKGTLFFDEVGELSLELQGALLRVLETQHFRRVGDKEERCVDVRFIFATNKNLAKEVEEGRFHDAFYHRINVFTIELPPLRERREDIPSLVEHFLMSLAKDGKEYKISPRALQQLMDNPWPGNVRELKNIIERGMILAENNLINVKALPFCQKSCQNPREKGFSTLEELERSHISMVMHAVQGNKSKAAQMLGIGRKTLYRKLEEYSLTDVAGQDIGFLGK
- a CDS encoding LuxR C-terminal-related transcriptional regulator — translated: METRAGKNPEWDLPPGTPLWEALGMEASDFGELLTRSPTGSAHSLTGPLGQPLVLNLVALPDRLAPSGGYLATLTLAALTLTAPAGDSPAPTASALDYAVFNAVFNDARDAILLTDDSFRILAANRKAHTLYAAGDERLDGSALTRILPPSDEPRLLATARALKSGAHWRGSQVTLGPAGQETPVRMTIRCLSVGRVRLYQFMLGDQRRRMALERDLARSRRQVADMDTALKHVLRNVEEERQELKEGLVQQVREEVLPTVERIVQENSHLVRQAYRSALEERIADMAEAPSDTAALFALLTPREMDICRLIQQSWQGRAIAEQLDISFETLQTHRKNIRRKLGLKGGPVPLSAFLQQHPPL
- a CDS encoding quaternary amine ABC transporter ATP-binding protein, which encodes MDKIRVEGLYKIFGPNPKKALQMLSKGRTKDEIMAEIRHGIGVNNASFEVKEGEIVVVMGLSGSGKSTLVRCLNRLITPTAGKVLVDGQDVATMDDEELRHLRQRKMGMVFQNFALFPHRTVLENAALGLEIQGMDKPERLRLAEEALSMVGLNGWGESYPRQLSGGMQQRVGLARALALSPDILLMDEAFSALDPLIRRDMQDELINLQERMRKTIVFISHDLDEALKLGDRIILMKDGAIVQIGTPEQILTSPADEYVARFVEDVDITKVLTAESVMKRSEAVADLRTDGPRAALRKMRKHNIAHLFVVDHNHRLVGIVSADAAANLAARGEEQLAEAICTEIKTVFPDTPAQDLFGIMADLPYPLAVVDENNKFKGLIVRGTLVAALAERGGAA
- a CDS encoding ABC transporter permease, whose translation is MNDFRLPVGESIESGIDFLVEHLSFITKASAAIIETVLGAMESGLLLVPIPVFIVLAAAGVWLLTRDRRLTLGSVLGLALIWNMGLWAATVSTLALVLVSTLCAIALGVPLGILAAINTRMYQAVMPVLDVMQTMPAFVYLIPAIPFFGLGKTAAIFSTVVFSMPPAIRFTCLGIRQIPAELVECSTAFGATRMQRLMKLDLPLAAPTIMAGVNQTVMLALSMVVIASMIGAKGLGGEVWKAIQRLQMGRGFEAGIAIVIVAMILDRVLQKLGTRKDT
- a CDS encoding glycine betaine ABC transporter substrate-binding protein, encoding MKKILLTLICLMFLAAPAMAAKGKVRIAYVEWDCATASTMTAKAALEQMGYEVETLPVAAAAMWQALGTGDVDAMVTAWLPVTHADYYEKVKDKVEKVSVVSGGAKLGWAVPAYVTIDSIEELNANADKFNGKIIGIDPGAGLMKLSEQAMADYGLNKLELMEGSGATMTAALDTAIKNKDWVVVTAWSPHWMFGKWDLKYLKDPKGVLGAEEKIEAIVRKGLKEDMPEVHAFFSNFKWDSPAQLQMVMAWNQEGGTPEENAKRFLKEHPDTVKGWMGK